The following coding sequences are from one Ruminococcus flavefaciens AE3010 window:
- a CDS encoding histidinol-phosphatase — protein sequence MLANYHTHTSRCGHARGKDREFVESAIEGGFKVLGFADHCPWVFEDGYVSQIRMTPAEVEGYFSSLTALKKEYAGDIKLYIGFEAEYIPQLVEAQDRLLADYPLDYMIMGQHFNDPETCGVYMGVPTADERILVKYVDRIIEGMESGRYRYLAHPDLLDFTGDAELYEEHYTRLCEYLRSKNIPVEINLLGMTGGRHYPSERFFRIAKKVGNKAIIGCDAHLPQSLCDHAAMEMGMRFAEKIGIELVETLTGLD from the coding sequence ATGTTGGCAAATTATCATACTCACACAAGCCGCTGCGGTCACGCACGGGGAAAGGACAGAGAATTCGTGGAAAGCGCCATTGAGGGCGGCTTCAAGGTGCTCGGCTTTGCGGACCACTGCCCGTGGGTGTTTGAGGACGGCTATGTTTCACAGATAAGAATGACTCCCGCAGAGGTGGAGGGCTATTTCAGCTCCCTGACCGCACTGAAAAAGGAGTACGCCGGCGATATAAAGCTCTATATCGGCTTTGAAGCGGAGTATATACCACAGCTTGTTGAAGCGCAGGACAGGCTTCTTGCAGACTATCCCCTTGACTATATGATAATGGGACAGCACTTCAACGATCCCGAGACCTGCGGCGTTTATATGGGAGTTCCCACTGCTGACGAGAGGATACTGGTGAAGTACGTTGACCGCATAATCGAGGGCATGGAGTCGGGGAGATACCGTTATCTCGCTCACCCCGATCTGCTGGATTTCACAGGAGATGCGGAGCTTTATGAGGAGCACTACACGAGGCTCTGCGAGTACCTTAGATCAAAAAATATCCCCGTGGAGATAAATCTGCTCGGCATGACAGGGGGCAGACACTACCCGTCGGAGCGCTTTTTCCGCATTGCGAAAAAGGTGGGGAACAAGGCGATAATCGGCTGTGACGCACATCTGCCGCAGTCGCTGTGCGACCATGCAGCAATGGAAATGGGCATGCGGTTTGCGGAAAAAATCGGCATTGAGCTTGTGGAGACACTTACGGGCTTAGATTAA
- a CDS encoding RNA polymerase sigma factor translates to MNNDTTALYAFKKYGNTVLRAAFAFSGSYAEAEDIVQDVFLSLHTDRRTFNDDEHLKAWLLRVTINKCKNLRRSFRFSRTCSIDELEGSEVICEMDTASRELRQQIAALPKKYAEVIFLHYYEGYSIKEIAAITEKNENTVGSLLRRGREKLKAELSKEEEGDLCQVKIIKTL, encoded by the coding sequence ATGAACAACGATACTACAGCATTATATGCTTTCAAAAAATACGGAAATACAGTTCTGCGCGCTGCTTTCGCGTTCAGCGGCAGCTACGCCGAGGCAGAGGACATCGTTCAGGACGTTTTCCTTTCATTACACACCGACCGGCGCACCTTCAACGACGACGAACACCTTAAAGCGTGGCTCCTGCGTGTCACTATCAACAAATGCAAGAATCTGCGGAGAAGCTTCCGCTTCAGCAGGACCTGCTCCATTGACGAACTCGAAGGCTCTGAGGTCATATGCGAAATGGATACTGCAAGCCGTGAGCTCCGACAGCAGATAGCTGCTCTGCCGAAGAAATATGCAGAGGTGATATTCCTGCATTACTATGAGGGCTACAGTATCAAGGAGATCGCTGCGATCACAGAGAAAAATGAAAACACCGTGGGTTCGCTGCTCAGGCGCGGACGCGAAAAGCTCAAAGCTGAACTCAGCAAGGAAGAGGAGGGAGATCTATGCCAAGTAAAGATTATAAAGACGCTCTGA
- a CDS encoding zinc ribbon domain-containing protein, whose translation MICKKCGSEMPDDALFCTECGAHLDKEPAPDVHTDDEPTSILPHLEEVIAANEETLSLTSEDVELLNDEPTEILSSSETIELPEPEPVSEPEPVTEVFTAPKPVAEEKPQKPAEFPKQEAPAAPANNNGFNDNSSTMKIPVQPQQYGSNSNSNQSTGNSPVQSSIAPPPPIPPVQPAPAPAPAPAPTPMPQQENKPKARKKVGGGRIFGASLVTIFTMLFLLAFSLTLAVKIGANGSVISKRAEKLNAETTLTAQFDGKELSKTLYDSMGFRTATRGAADEAGFKRYMLNTDFREYAGRTAKGYLDYIIDGKGGDPSITAEDFVNDFIRANKNAVVNEFEYELKDDEYELIEKNLEKDNFSDTMSVREWSRKIGFDVDKCSYAFSFITIGILGGLVILFLIWTAVIVDKRAKHVTGFFATSFNVVGLLVFLSGLAILIGSAIAFTFTHKAVYYLTESLLLPFTVMLLIIGAAELFLGFIFRKSNKAIKKKAKKAAAAAAANK comes from the coding sequence ATGATATGCAAAAAATGCGGCAGTGAAATGCCAGACGACGCTTTATTCTGCACAGAATGCGGAGCTCACCTCGATAAGGAGCCTGCTCCCGATGTACATACCGATGACGAGCCCACCTCTATCCTCCCCCACCTTGAGGAGGTCATAGCAGCCAATGAGGAAACTCTCAGTCTTACCAGCGAGGACGTGGAGCTCCTTAACGACGAGCCCACGGAGATACTCAGCTCCTCCGAGACTATAGAGCTCCCCGAGCCCGAGCCGGTATCAGAGCCAGAGCCCGTGACCGAGGTCTTTACCGCTCCCAAGCCTGTGGCTGAGGAAAAGCCGCAAAAGCCTGCGGAGTTCCCCAAGCAGGAGGCACCCGCTGCTCCCGCAAATAATAACGGCTTCAACGACAACAGCAGCACCATGAAGATACCCGTACAGCCTCAGCAGTACGGCTCTAACAGCAACAGCAATCAGTCTACAGGCAATTCTCCTGTACAGAGCAGCATTGCTCCGCCACCTCCCATACCGCCTGTGCAGCCTGCTCCCGCACCTGCACCAGCTCCTGCTCCCACACCTATGCCTCAGCAGGAAAACAAGCCCAAGGCACGCAAGAAAGTGGGCGGCGGACGTATCTTCGGAGCTTCTCTCGTGACTATATTCACTATGCTTTTCCTGCTGGCGTTCAGTCTTACCCTTGCGGTAAAGATAGGCGCTAACGGCAGCGTTATCAGCAAGAGAGCCGAAAAGCTCAACGCAGAAACTACTCTCACAGCCCAGTTCGACGGCAAGGAGCTGTCAAAGACCCTCTATGATTCCATGGGCTTCCGCACAGCTACAAGAGGAGCTGCTGACGAGGCAGGCTTCAAGAGATACATGTTGAATACAGACTTCCGCGAGTACGCAGGAAGAACAGCCAAGGGCTATCTCGACTACATCATCGACGGCAAGGGCGGCGACCCGTCCATTACTGCCGAGGACTTCGTGAACGACTTCATCAGAGCAAACAAGAACGCAGTTGTCAATGAGTTCGAGTACGAGCTCAAAGACGACGAATATGAGCTCATCGAGAAGAATCTGGAAAAGGACAATTTCAGCGACACCATGAGCGTCAGGGAGTGGAGCAGAAAGATAGGCTTCGACGTGGACAAGTGCAGCTATGCTTTCTCATTCATCACTATCGGTATCCTCGGAGGTCTTGTGATCCTGTTCCTTATCTGGACCGCTGTTATAGTGGACAAGCGCGCAAAGCACGTTACAGGCTTCTTTGCGACCTCTTTCAATGTTGTGGGATTACTGGTGTTCTTATCGGGACTTGCTATCCTTATCGGTTCCGCTATCGCATTCACATTCACACACAAGGCTGTATACTACCTGACAGAGAGCCTGCTCCTGCCGTTTACAGTTATGCTTCTGATAATTGGTGCTGCGGAGCTCTTCCTCGGATTCATTTTCAGAAAGTCAAACAAGGCTATCAAGAAAAAGGCTAAAAAGGCAGCCGCTGCTGCTGCAGCTAACAAATAA
- the metG gene encoding methionine--tRNA ligase produces MSKKPFYITTPIYYPSGNPHIGHCYTTVACDSIARYKRMQGYDVMFLTGTDEHGLKIEQKAAEQGVTPKEYVDVIVDRFKNLWKYMNISYDRYIRTTDDYHVEAVQKIFKALYDKGYIYKGEYSGKYCTPCESFWTDSQLDENGCCPECHRPVKYAKEEAYFFKMSPFAERIEKLLLETDYLRPKTRAVELVNNFIKPGLEDLCVSRTTFKWGVPVSFDDKHVVYVWIDALSNYITALGYENSAHSDYEKYWPADVHMVAKDIMRFHAIIWPAMLMALELPLPKHLAVHGYITMQSKGGESVKMSKSLGNVVDPFVLGERYGCDSIRYHILREMALGADSLFSNEIMINRINSDLANGFGNLVSRTVAMADKYFGGTLPTDREREAIDDEFEATVTGLCAETDKYIDETKLKQVLEEIFKVVDRANKYIDETEPWKLGKDETKKARLAAVLYNLLEAIRVTSALLAPFMPSTMPKVWEQIGASAADVEYEKLSKFGVLPANVTVHKGEILFPRIDVDKEIEELNAILTKNMEEAKAKLSSEEKGEAAAETEKIELKPEITIDDFAKVEIRVAKVVACEKVKKSDKLLCLQLDDGMGGRQVVSGIAQYYTPEDLIGKKLQLIANLKPVKLRGVDSNGMICAADTPDGVKVIFVDDSIPVGSKIR; encoded by the coding sequence ATGTCAAAGAAACCCTTTTACATCACAACGCCGATTTATTATCCATCGGGCAATCCCCACATAGGTCACTGCTATACAACAGTTGCCTGCGATTCTATCGCCCGTTATAAGCGAATGCAGGGCTATGACGTAATGTTCCTCACAGGCACTGACGAGCACGGTCTCAAAATTGAGCAGAAGGCTGCCGAGCAGGGCGTAACTCCCAAGGAGTACGTTGACGTCATCGTTGACAGGTTCAAGAACCTGTGGAAATATATGAACATCTCATACGACAGATATATCCGTACCACCGACGACTACCACGTAGAGGCGGTACAGAAGATATTCAAGGCTCTCTACGACAAGGGCTATATCTACAAGGGCGAGTACTCGGGCAAGTACTGCACTCCCTGTGAGAGCTTCTGGACAGACTCTCAGCTTGACGAGAACGGCTGCTGTCCCGAATGTCACAGACCCGTCAAGTACGCCAAGGAAGAGGCATACTTCTTCAAGATGTCACCATTTGCAGAGCGTATCGAGAAGCTTCTCCTTGAAACTGACTATCTCCGTCCAAAGACAAGAGCTGTTGAGCTGGTAAACAACTTCATCAAGCCCGGTCTGGAGGACCTCTGCGTATCAAGAACCACATTCAAGTGGGGCGTACCCGTATCATTCGACGACAAGCACGTTGTATACGTGTGGATCGATGCCCTTTCAAACTATATCACAGCTCTCGGCTATGAGAACTCCGCACACAGCGACTATGAGAAGTACTGGCCTGCCGATGTTCACATGGTAGCAAAGGATATCATGCGTTTCCACGCTATCATCTGGCCTGCAATGCTCATGGCTCTGGAGCTCCCACTGCCTAAGCACCTTGCAGTACACGGCTATATCACCATGCAGAGCAAGGGCGGCGAGAGCGTTAAGATGTCCAAGTCACTGGGCAACGTTGTTGACCCCTTCGTGCTTGGCGAGCGCTACGGCTGCGACTCCATAAGATACCATATCCTCCGTGAGATGGCTCTGGGAGCAGACAGCTTATTCTCCAACGAAATAATGATAAACCGTATAAACTCTGACCTTGCCAACGGCTTCGGAAACCTTGTTTCACGTACCGTTGCAATGGCTGACAAGTACTTCGGCGGAACTCTCCCCACAGACAGGGAGCGCGAGGCTATCGACGACGAGTTTGAGGCAACAGTTACAGGGCTCTGCGCTGAGACTGACAAGTACATCGACGAGACCAAGCTGAAGCAGGTGCTTGAAGAGATATTCAAGGTAGTCGACCGCGCTAACAAGTACATCGATGAGACCGAGCCGTGGAAGCTGGGCAAGGACGAGACAAAGAAAGCCCGTCTTGCAGCAGTTCTCTATAATCTCCTTGAAGCTATCCGTGTTACATCTGCGCTTCTTGCACCGTTCATGCCCTCCACAATGCCAAAGGTATGGGAGCAGATAGGCGCTTCCGCAGCAGATGTTGAGTACGAAAAGCTCAGCAAGTTCGGCGTACTTCCTGCAAACGTAACAGTTCACAAGGGCGAGATACTCTTCCCGAGAATCGACGTTGACAAGGAGATAGAGGAGCTCAATGCTATCCTCACAAAGAACATGGAAGAGGCAAAGGCAAAGCTGTCCTCAGAGGAAAAGGGCGAGGCTGCTGCCGAGACCGAGAAGATAGAACTCAAACCCGAGATAACCATTGATGACTTTGCAAAGGTAGAGATAAGAGTTGCAAAGGTAGTTGCCTGCGAAAAGGTGAAGAAGTCAGACAAGCTCCTCTGCTTGCAGCTTGACGACGGCATGGGCGGACGTCAGGTGGTATCGGGTATAGCACAGTACTATACTCCCGAGGACCTTATCGGAAAGAAGCTTCAGCTCATTGCAAACTTAAAGCCTGTAAAGCTGAGAGGTGTTGACAGCAACGGCATGATATGTGCCGCAGATACTCCCGACGGAGTAAAGGTGATATTCGTTGACGACAGTATCCCTGTAGGCTCAAAGATAAGGTAG
- the pth gene encoding aminoacyl-tRNA hydrolase, translating to MSIFDVFDRIAANSNAARGKIEYVIAGLGNPGLEYENTRHNAGFMVLDELAEQLGEKIDRLKFKGKTAEVTIEGKRCLLLQPTTYMNNSGEAIVQALEFYKIDAANLIVVCDDISLDCGKLRIRRKGSHGGHNGLRSICELTGRDDFPRIKMGVGKKPHPDYDLAKWVLGKFGKEDSEKMAESVKNACECIKLMVQDKTDEAMNKYNS from the coding sequence ATGAGCATTTTTGATGTATTCGACAGGATCGCCGCAAATTCTAACGCGGCAAGAGGTAAAATAGAATATGTTATAGCAGGTCTTGGCAATCCCGGACTTGAATACGAGAACACACGCCACAATGCAGGCTTCATGGTGCTTGATGAGCTGGCGGAGCAGCTTGGCGAGAAGATAGACCGCCTGAAGTTCAAGGGCAAGACTGCCGAGGTCACTATCGAGGGCAAGCGCTGCCTGCTGCTGCAGCCCACCACCTATATGAACAACAGCGGCGAAGCCATAGTGCAGGCTCTGGAGTTCTACAAGATAGATGCGGCTAATCTAATAGTCGTATGTGACGATATATCCCTTGACTGCGGAAAGCTCCGCATACGCCGCAAGGGCAGCCACGGCGGACACAATGGTCTCCGCAGCATATGTGAGCTGACGGGAAGGGACGACTTTCCCCGCATAAAAATGGGCGTCGGCAAGAAGCCTCACCCCGACTACGACTTAGCAAAATGGGTGCTTGGCAAGTTCGGCAAGGAGGACTCGGAGAAAATGGCTGAGTCCGTGAAGAACGCCTGCGAGTGCATAAAGCTCATGGTTCAGGACAAGACCGACGAAGCCATGAACAAGTATAATTCCTGA
- a CDS encoding dockerin type I domain-containing protein encodes MRSMKLLAGALAGMCLVSASSVLLPASAEQSDNSISAVIEKILGDPSGDGIINAVDASYILETYSEYSINLGELTDEILAVCDVNKDGAVNAMDASYVLSYYVDQSMNSTDISIEDFINNIISEVRKWSDFDNSTWDPWASDASNPWDPASSMEPGYQIDPNFDWSSWLPEDLLDEDNPWTWPNPWSDPNDIENWGSWYDQPLQEIDDSWFEETLNALKEIEDTTNENE; translated from the coding sequence ATGAGATCAATGAAATTATTGGCAGGTGCACTGGCAGGTATGTGCCTTGTATCCGCAAGCTCTGTTTTACTTCCGGCTTCTGCCGAGCAGTCCGACAACTCTATATCAGCTGTTATCGAAAAGATACTTGGCGACCCGTCGGGCGACGGTATCATAAACGCAGTGGACGCTTCGTATATCCTTGAGACCTATTCTGAATATTCAATAAACCTCGGCGAGCTCACAGACGAGATACTTGCCGTATGCGACGTCAACAAGGACGGCGCCGTAAACGCTATGGACGCTTCGTATGTACTTTCATACTACGTTGACCAGTCTATGAACAGCACTGACATCTCCATTGAGGATTTCATCAATAATATCATCAGCGAGGTCCGGAAGTGGAGTGACTTCGATAATAGTACATGGGATCCATGGGCGTCTGATGCGTCGAATCCATGGGATCCTGCAAGCTCAATGGAACCCGGTTACCAGATAGACCCGAACTTTGACTGGAGTTCATGGCTTCCCGAGGATCTCTTGGATGAAGACAATCCGTGGACATGGCCAAATCCGTGGAGTGACCCGAATGATATCGAAAACTGGGGCAGCTGGTACGATCAGCCGCTGCAGGAAATAGACGACAGCTGGTTTGAGGAAACTCTTAATGCTCTCAAAGAGATAGAGGATACCACAAACGAAAATGAATAA
- the ispD gene encoding 2-C-methyl-D-erythritol 4-phosphate cytidylyltransferase, whose translation MKTSVVIVCAGNSTRMGGVNKILLPLGERKVIGVTMQAFQSCESVSEIIIVAREDDIPAIQAEAEAAGITKLAACTIGGSTRQESVFNGVRKISKDTELVAIHDGARPLVKPEHIEKVIKDASVFGGATLGVPVKDTIKTVDGGLIIDTPPRSSLYITQTPQIFKRRLYFEGIDFALEHGLDFTDDCQLVEAIGGKVAMTVGDYTNIKITTPEDIAIAEVLLQS comes from the coding sequence ATGAAAACATCAGTTGTTATAGTTTGCGCAGGAAACTCCACCAGAATGGGCGGAGTAAACAAGATACTGCTCCCTCTTGGCGAGCGCAAGGTCATAGGCGTTACCATGCAGGCTTTTCAGTCCTGCGAGAGCGTCAGCGAGATAATCATCGTTGCCCGTGAGGACGATATCCCTGCTATTCAGGCAGAAGCGGAAGCCGCAGGCATAACCAAGCTCGCTGCCTGCACCATAGGCGGCTCTACCCGTCAGGAGAGCGTTTTCAACGGAGTCCGCAAAATATCCAAGGACACAGAGCTGGTAGCGATACACGACGGAGCTCGTCCCCTCGTAAAGCCCGAGCACATCGAAAAGGTCATCAAGGACGCTTCCGTATTCGGCGGCGCGACTTTGGGCGTTCCCGTAAAGGACACTATCAAGACCGTTGACGGCGGTCTTATAATCGACACTCCGCCGAGGAGCTCCCTTTACATCACTCAGACCCCTCAGATATTCAAGCGCAGGCTTTACTTTGAGGGCATCGACTTTGCTCTTGAGCACGGCCTTGACTTCACCGACGACTGCCAGCTTGTAGAAGCTATCGGCGGCAAGGTTGCCATGACCGTAGGCGACTACACCAATATAAAGATAACCACTCCCGAGGATATCGCCATTGCAGAAGTCCTTCTTCAAAGTTGA
- a CDS encoding leucine-rich repeat protein: MKLSKIHAILTAACLTACLAPAAFEAIHANAIYYAWTEAEDSDYIDDIRYDFFSDHVVVSHCEKGGDIVIPAEIEGLPVTDIFDGAFYSDTITSIVLPDSIKSLSSHMCSSSPNLRSVKLPANITSIPEHAFSDCRSLEEINIPSGVTEIGRFAFFGCTSLKKIDLPDGLLTLGDNCFCDCSLESVTIPKGVTELPNWCFGGNSFKELTIPETVKKIDGWAFHECYNLEKLTVLNPQCDIESRLDFVFGGGRRDENGELIEKRVPCTCYGYKGSTLEKLANESTAKSAGFTFVALDAEKTVSLGDPNGDGKINAVDASIILSNYARFSTSDEKPTADETASCDVNKDGKINAVDASTVLTYYAYCATNEAVAFEDFLKK; the protein is encoded by the coding sequence ATGAAGTTATCAAAAATACACGCAATTCTCACCGCAGCCTGCCTTACAGCATGCCTTGCACCGGCAGCATTTGAAGCTATCCACGCAAACGCAATATATTACGCATGGACGGAAGCCGAGGACAGCGACTACATCGACGATATCCGCTACGACTTCTTTTCCGACCACGTTGTTGTCAGCCACTGCGAAAAAGGCGGCGATATCGTTATCCCTGCCGAGATAGAAGGACTTCCCGTTACGGATATATTTGACGGAGCATTTTACTCGGATACGATCACCTCTATCGTTCTTCCCGACTCTATCAAATCGCTGAGCAGCCACATGTGTTCAAGCTCTCCCAACCTGAGATCAGTAAAGCTCCCTGCAAATATCACGTCCATACCCGAACACGCATTTTCGGACTGCCGTTCTCTTGAAGAGATAAACATTCCCTCAGGCGTCACAGAAATAGGCAGATTTGCTTTTTTCGGCTGCACCTCACTAAAAAAAATTGATCTTCCAGATGGACTTTTAACTCTTGGTGACAATTGCTTCTGTGACTGCTCTCTGGAATCCGTCACTATCCCCAAGGGCGTTACCGAGCTGCCAAATTGGTGCTTCGGCGGCAACAGCTTCAAGGAGCTCACTATCCCCGAAACTGTCAAAAAGATAGACGGTTGGGCGTTCCATGAGTGCTATAATCTGGAGAAGCTCACCGTGCTCAATCCTCAGTGCGATATCGAATCCCGTCTTGATTTTGTCTTCGGCGGAGGACGCAGAGACGAGAACGGCGAGCTTATAGAGAAAAGAGTTCCATGCACCTGCTACGGCTACAAGGGCTCTACCCTTGAAAAATTGGCAAATGAAAGCACAGCCAAAAGCGCAGGCTTCACCTTTGTTGCTCTTGACGCCGAAAAGACCGTATCACTCGGCGACCCCAACGGCGACGGCAAGATAAACGCCGTTGACGCTTCCATAATACTTTCCAATTATGCAAGATTTTCCACCTCTGACGAAAAGCCCACAGCAGACGAAACAGCCTCCTGCGATGTCAACAAGGACGGCAAGATAAATGCCGTGGACGCCTCCACTGTCCTCACGTACTACGCTTACTGCGCCACAAACGAGGCTGTAGCCTTTGAGGACTTCCTGAAAAAATAA